From Triticum urartu cultivar G1812 chromosome 2, Tu2.1, whole genome shotgun sequence, a single genomic window includes:
- the LOC125538070 gene encoding sulfoquinovosyl transferase SQD2-like has protein sequence MARAAPILAVSKPSPLPLIAPSSRPRAGWSLHLHRRRLLPLSSSSSCSTSASASSSPPSSPVLLRDDELEHQEEPPPASEADSRPRRIALFVEPSPFAYVSGYKNRFQNFIKYLREMGDEVIVITTHEGVPDEFHGAKLIGSWSFPCPWYQKVPLSLALSPRIIGEVARFKPDIIHASSPGIMVFGALIIAKLLCVPLVMSYHTHVPIYIPRYTFSWLVKPMWLVIKFLHRAADLTLVPSVAIGRDLQAARVTAANKIRLWNKGVDSESFHPRFRNQEMRSRLTNGEPDKPLIIYVGRLGVEKSLDFHKRVMDRLPGSRIAFIGDGPFRPELEEMFSGMPAVFTGTLQGEELSQAYASGDVFVMPSESETLGFVVLEAMSSGVPVVAARAGGIPDIIPEDQEGKTSFLYTPGDVDDCVGKVELLLSCEELRETMGKAARKEMEKFGWKAATRKIRNEQYSAAIWFWRKKRSQLLRPLQWVFRRLFRPAPAPAPAPAITNQS, from the exons ATGGCGAGGGCGGCGCCCATCCTCGCCGTGTCCAAGCCGTCTCCTCTCCCTCTAATCGCCCCGTCGTCACGCCCCCGGGCTGGGTGGTCCCTTCACCTgcatcgccgccgcctcctcccactctcgtcgtcgtcgtcatgcAGCACCAGCGCCAGCGCCTCTTCCTCCCCCCCCTCGTCGCCGGTCTTGCTGCGGGACGACGAGCTGGAGCACCAGGAGGAGCCCCCGCCCGCTTCGGAGGCCGACTCGCGGCCCCGCCGCATCGCGCTCTTCGTCGAGCCCTCCCCCTTCGCCTACGTCTCCGGCTACAAGAACCGCTTCCAGAACTTCATCAAGTACCTCCGCGAGATGGGCGACGAGGTCATCGTCATCACCACCCACGAGGGCGTGCCCGACGAGTTCCACGGCGCCAAGCTCATCGGGTCCTGGAGCTTCCCTTGCCCCTGGTATCAGAAGGTCCCGCTCTCGCTCGCCCTCAGCCCCAGAATCATTGGAGAGGTCGCTAGGTTCAAGCCCGACATTATCCACGCCTCTTCCCCTGGAATCATG GTATTCGGCGCCCTAATCATCGCAAAGTTGCTATGCGTCCCTCTAGTGATGTCCTACCACACCCATGTTCCAAT TTATATTCCAAGGTATACATTCAGCTGGCTTGTCAAGCCCATGTGGCTAGTTATAA AATTCTTGCACCGAGCTGCGGATCTCACACTGGTACCATCAGTCGCTATTGGCAGGGACCTTCAAGCTGCCCGTGTTACAGCAG CCAATAAGATACGCCTTTGGAACAAGGGTGTGGATTCAGAAAGCTTCCATCCTCGTTTCCGTAATCAGGAAATGAGGTCAAGGTTAAC GAATGGTGAACCAGACAAGCCACTGATAATCTATGTTGGACGCTTAGGAGTTGAGAAAAGCTTGGATTTTCATAAGCG AGTCATGGACCGACTTCCAGGATCAAGAATTGCATTCATTGGAGATGGCCCATTCAG GCCTGAACTTGAAGAGATGTTTTCAGGAATGCCTGCAGTGTTCACAGGGACATTGCAAGGGGAAGAACTGTCACAGGCCTATGCCAGTGGGGATGTGTTTGTGATGCCTTCTGAGTCCGAGACGCTGGGTTTTGTTGTGTTGGAGGCAATGTCATCCGGAGTCCCGGTGGTCGCTGCTCGAGCTGGAGGCATACCTGACATTATACCTGAGGATCAGGAAGGAAAGACCAGCTTTCTGTACACACCAGGTGATGTGGATGACTGTGTTGGGAAGGTTGAACTCCTGCTCTCCTGTGAAGAGTTGAGAGAGACAATGGGGAAGGCCGCCAGGAAGGAGATGGAGAAATTCGGCTGGAAGGCGGCGACGAGGAAGATTCGGAACGAGCAGTACAGTGCCGCAATTTGGTTCTGGCGCAAGAAGAGATCGCAGCTGCTGAGACCTCTCCAGTGGGTGTTCCGGAGGCTCTTCAGGCCCgctcctgctcctgctcctgcCCCCGCCATAACAAATCAGTCATAG
- the LOC125538071 gene encoding probable pyridoxal 5'-phosphate synthase subunit PDX1.1 — MAARQRVVVLDWPTLEKRRSDLDRPSAHHAPSSIGIRIAATHGPSAHPTHPTPIPPPRLSSLFSLPLAAEKMASDGSGVVTVYGSGNNGAGTQLEPKSSPFSVKVGLAQMLRGGVIMDVVNAEQARIAEEAGACAVMALERVPADIRAQGGVARMSDPGLIREIKRAVTIPVMAKARIGHFVEAQILESIGVDYVDESEVLTLADDAHHINKHNFRVPFVCGCRNLGEALRRIREGAAMIRTKGEAGTGNVIEAVRHVRSVMGDVRALRSMDDDEVFTYAKSIAAPYDLVMQTKQLGRLPVVQFAAGGVATPADAALMMQLGCDGVFVGSGVFKSGDPARRARAIVQAVTHYSDPNVLAEVSCDLGEAMVGINLSDPKVERFAARSE; from the coding sequence ATGGCGGCGCGGCAGCGAGTGGTGGTGCTGGACTGGCCCACCCTAGAGAAAAGGAGGAGCGATCTGGATCGTCCGTCCGCCCATCACGCACCTTCATCCATCGGTATAAGAATTGCTGCCACCCACGGCCCATCCGCGCATCCCACACACCCCACCCCCATTCCGCCGCCTCGCCTCTCCTCTCTCTTCTCACTCCCTCTCGCCGCAGAGAAGATGGCGTCCGACGGCAGCGGCGTTGTCACGGTGTACGGCAGCGGCAACAACGGCGCCGGTACGCAGCTCGAGCCCAAGTCGTCCCCGTTCTCTGTCAAGGTGGGCCTGGCCCAGATGCTCCGCGGCGGCGTCATCATGGACGTCGTCAACGCCGAGCAGGCGCGCATCGCCGAGGAGGCCGGCGCCTGCGCCGTCATGGCGCTCGAGCGCGTCCCCGCCGACATCCGCGCCCAGGGCGGCGTCGCACGCATGTCCGACCCGGGCCTCATCCGCGAAATCAAGCGCGCCGTCACCATCCCGGTCATGGCCAAGGCCCGCATCGGGCACTTCGTCGAGGCCCAGATCCTCGAGTCCATCGGCGTCGACTACGTGGACGAGAGCGAGGTCCTCACGCTCGCCGACGACGCCCACCACATCAACAAGCACAACTTCCGCGTCCCCTTCGTCTGCGGCTGCCGCAACCTGGGCGAGGCCCTCCGCCGCATCCGCGAGGGCGCCGCCATGATCCGTACCAAGGGCGAGGCCGGCACCGGCAATGTCATCGAGGCCGTCCGCCACGTCCGCTCCGTCATGGGCGACGTGCGTGCCCTCCGCAGCATGGACGACGACGAGGTATTCACCTATGCCAAGAGCATCGCCGCACCGTACGACCTCGTCATGCAGACCAAGCAGCTCGGCCGCCTGCCCGTCGTCCAGTTCGCCGCCGGCGGGGTCGCCACGCCGGCCGATGCGGCCCTCATGATGCAGCTCGGCTGCGACGGTGTCTTCGTCGGCTCCGGTGTCTTCAAGAGCGGCGACCCCGCGCGCCGCGCGCGCGCAATCGTGCAGGCCGTCACCCACTACAGCGACCCTAATGTGCTCGCCGAGGTGAGCTGCGACCTGggtgaggccatggtgggcatcaaCCTCTCCGATCCCAAGGTCGAGCGCTTTGCGGCGCGCTCCGAGTGA